The following are encoded in a window of Salinibacter ruber DSM 13855 genomic DNA:
- a CDS encoding sulfotransferase domain-containing protein: MSPILVDKSSLLNPFFYARKAWLYAGSLYKLSETDIIMAFYPKTGSTWVRFFLYNILRDKPLGSEPPSFNELNKYMAEYGNPSMFNTWPFEDQPRLIKTHRPYSRVFRNNKSMMVVRDPRDIMVSFYHYAKENTDFSFDGSMKEMIHHPRMGMEVFFQHYKSWRNNVSLIKRYEDLKEDPLSNFADIADFCQINTSRKKVKRAVKQSSVKNVRKAQQKSELDHLDDEFTFARKATSSQWKDYFDNSDLKEFHKLCEKYEFDLYT; encoded by the coding sequence ATGTCGCCTATTCTCGTGGACAAAAGCTCTCTTTTGAACCCATTTTTTTACGCACGTAAGGCTTGGCTATACGCCGGCAGCCTCTATAAGCTATCTGAAACCGATATAATAATGGCATTTTACCCCAAGACTGGGAGTACATGGGTCAGGTTTTTCTTATATAATATACTGCGGGATAAACCTTTAGGGAGCGAACCACCGAGCTTTAATGAGCTAAACAAATACATGGCTGAGTACGGCAATCCGAGTATGTTCAATACGTGGCCCTTCGAAGACCAGCCAAGACTTATCAAAACACACCGTCCATACAGCAGGGTATTCCGTAACAATAAGTCAATGATGGTTGTTCGAGATCCAAGAGACATAATGGTATCATTTTACCATTATGCAAAAGAAAATACGGACTTTTCCTTCGACGGTAGCATGAAAGAAATGATACACCACCCGAGAATGGGAATGGAAGTGTTTTTTCAGCACTATAAATCATGGAGGAATAACGTTAGCTTAATCAAAAGGTATGAAGATCTTAAAGAAGATCCGTTAAGTAACTTCGCAGATATAGCAGATTTTTGTCAAATAAACACAAGCAGGAAAAAAGTAAAGCGAGCCGTCAAGCAATCAAGTGTGAAGAATGTTCGTAAAGCACAACAAAAAAGCGAGCTCGATCATCTTGACGATGAGTTTACATTTGCACGCAAGGCGACTAGCTCACAATGGAAAGATTATTTTGATAATAGTGACCTAAAGGAATTTCATAAACTTTGCGAAAAGTACGAGTTCGACTTATACACTTAA
- a CDS encoding glycosyltransferase family 4 protein: MTKANTGSDRPVLLFAYACPKGFSGQKRSTEILIENINREKWDIRSLQLPAYEGGNEISIRAVVRMCNEMVKAIGDIYKYSGSEVTMYMNMGQSLVSIVRMAIPFVLIRAFAAKFSSVIALHGGKFMQWEPESIVNRTFVLMLSCADKINVLSPNQKKRLSSMGIPEQKIVVNPNTCTFPSLSRGQVMEKQNSAPPVRIMYLGLLIQTKGYFRYLEALEMLADDSSMPETDAILAGPISTHEGEGIFSDRKQTEAAIRDKIEVINNSSYINIKWLDWVDGQEKVDLYHKTHIFVFPSYFSVEAQPHVIMEALTSGCAVITSTIGEIPYQLDDRIGIQLQEPTCSRIADAIRAYAKNEEARKRAAVEGWSRFQKQFSLDPHLSRWHDTLEELRQLLDVK, encoded by the coding sequence ATGACAAAAGCTAATACGGGTTCGGACAGACCAGTTCTTCTCTTTGCGTATGCTTGCCCTAAGGGTTTTTCAGGCCAGAAACGATCCACAGAAATTCTTATTGAAAATATAAACAGAGAGAAATGGGATATACGGAGCCTGCAACTTCCAGCTTATGAAGGCGGTAATGAGATTAGTATTAGGGCGGTTGTTAGGATGTGTAATGAGATGGTGAAAGCTATTGGTGATATATATAAATACTCAGGTAGTGAGGTAACTATGTATATGAATATGGGCCAAAGCCTGGTTTCGATAGTGAGGATGGCGATTCCATTTGTACTAATTCGTGCATTTGCCGCAAAATTCTCATCAGTTATTGCTTTACATGGAGGAAAATTTATGCAATGGGAGCCCGAGAGTATCGTAAACAGAACATTCGTTTTAATGCTCTCATGCGCTGATAAAATAAACGTACTTAGCCCTAACCAGAAAAAAAGGTTATCAAGTATGGGCATACCTGAGCAAAAAATAGTTGTGAATCCAAACACGTGCACGTTTCCATCCCTGAGTCGGGGCCAAGTGATGGAGAAGCAAAATAGTGCTCCCCCAGTACGTATTATGTATTTAGGCTTATTAATCCAGACTAAGGGTTACTTCCGTTACTTAGAAGCTCTTGAGATGCTTGCAGATGATAGTAGTATGCCAGAGACGGATGCGATTTTGGCTGGCCCAATCAGTACGCACGAAGGGGAGGGGATATTTAGCGACCGAAAGCAAACCGAGGCGGCAATTCGCGATAAGATTGAGGTTATAAATAATTCTTCTTACATAAATATAAAGTGGCTTGATTGGGTTGATGGTCAAGAAAAAGTGGACCTGTATCATAAAACACATATATTTGTTTTTCCGAGCTACTTCTCGGTAGAGGCTCAGCCTCATGTTATTATGGAGGCATTGACAAGTGGTTGTGCGGTCATTACCTCCACAATCGGTGAAATACCTTATCAGCTTGATGATCGTATCGGTATTCAGCTTCAAGAGCCGACTTGTTCTCGGATAGCTGATGCCATCCGGGCATATGCGAAGAATGAGGAAGCGCGAAAGCGCGCAGCTGTGGAGGGCTGGTCACGTTTTCAAAAACAATTCTCCTTAGATCCACATCTTTCAAGGTGGCATGATACACTTGAGGAGTTGCGTCAATTACTTGATGTAAAATAA
- a CDS encoding NAD-dependent epimerase/dehydratase family protein, with amino-acid sequence MMRVLVTGTHGIVGRWLTERLQEEGFTVIGLDRQNEPRNVDEHYTCNILNRERVMEVIRAAAPNALIHLAARTDLDETENLDGYAANIDGVRNVVDAVGSTPSIRRAIYTSSQLVCRTGYVPAHDTEYCPDTLYGKSKVRTEQIVRDKDGGGVSWCIVRPTTVWGPYMKPHYQKFLEYIQKGIYFHIGKKDLYKSYGYAGNVAHQYYKILTTSSDSIHQEVLYLADYEPISLREYANMLQEEMGSRSIPTCPLQVAKVLAKIGDIINWLGWKSFPFNSFRLNNILTEYTYDMERTRQICGPLPYSTQEGIRETVSWFLEESR; translated from the coding sequence ATGATGCGTGTTCTGGTGACTGGGACTCATGGGATAGTTGGGCGATGGCTTACGGAAAGACTTCAAGAGGAAGGTTTTACAGTAATAGGTTTGGATCGACAGAATGAACCTCGGAATGTTGACGAGCATTACACGTGTAATATTCTCAACCGTGAGAGGGTTATGGAGGTTATACGTGCTGCTGCTCCTAATGCCCTTATCCATCTCGCCGCTCGTACGGATCTGGACGAAACGGAGAACCTAGATGGTTATGCTGCCAATATAGACGGTGTTCGGAATGTGGTCGACGCGGTGGGTAGTACTCCTTCAATTCGAAGAGCTATCTATACGTCATCCCAGCTCGTGTGCCGAACTGGATACGTGCCCGCTCACGACACGGAGTACTGCCCGGACACGTTGTATGGAAAAAGTAAGGTTAGAACGGAGCAAATTGTTCGGGATAAGGATGGTGGAGGGGTTTCCTGGTGTATAGTTCGACCAACGACAGTGTGGGGGCCTTACATGAAGCCACACTACCAAAAATTTTTGGAATATATACAGAAGGGAATATATTTTCATATTGGTAAAAAAGACTTATACAAGTCCTATGGGTACGCGGGAAATGTCGCGCACCAGTATTACAAAATACTGACCACCTCTTCTGACAGTATACATCAGGAGGTGCTGTACCTTGCGGACTATGAACCTATTTCTCTGCGTGAATATGCTAACATGTTACAGGAAGAAATGGGCTCAAGGTCAATACCGACTTGTCCACTACAGGTGGCTAAAGTCTTGGCCAAGATTGGGGATATAATTAACTGGCTCGGCTGGAAGAGTTTTCCCTTTAACTCGTTTAGGTTAAATAACATACTTACAGAGTATACGTATGACATGGAGAGAACGAGGCAAATATGCGGCCCTCTTCCGTATTCTACTCAAGAGGGAATAAGAGAGACTGTGTCGTGGTTCTTAGAGGAAAGTAGATAA
- a CDS encoding NAD-dependent epimerase/dehydratase family protein, whose product MTEFSSSTNGHSFSNRAPDPRRDILSSNPRNRVEAESIFQGDVDTDNTVVVCGAGGFIGGHLVADLLRQGFNQVRAVDIKPPNQWFQKFPQADNRSLDLREKENCYRALENADHVYNLAADMGGMGFIENNKALCMLSVTINTHLLMAARDMDIDRYFYSSSACVYNQELQDTADVEPLSEEDAYPALAEDGYGWEKLFSERMCRHFREDFGVTTRVARYHNVYGPFGTYDGGREKAPAALTRKAIEAKLSGSDDIVIWGDGTQTRSFMYIDDCVKGTQKIMHSDITEPINLGSDELVTINELVDVIEQAVEVDLDREYDLTKPQGVDGRNSDNTKILEELGWEPPTGLRDGMEVTAEWIEQQMRTHREAETTSRFAVPH is encoded by the coding sequence ATGACAGAGTTCTCCTCTAGTACGAACGGTCACTCTTTCTCGAATAGAGCGCCGGATCCACGCAGGGATATTCTCTCGTCAAATCCGAGGAATCGGGTCGAGGCGGAGTCCATCTTCCAGGGCGATGTCGACACCGACAACACCGTCGTCGTCTGCGGTGCAGGTGGCTTCATCGGCGGTCACCTCGTGGCCGACCTGCTCCGGCAGGGCTTCAATCAGGTACGCGCCGTCGACATCAAGCCGCCGAACCAGTGGTTCCAGAAGTTTCCGCAGGCGGACAACCGCTCCCTCGACCTGCGGGAGAAAGAGAACTGCTACCGCGCGCTAGAAAACGCGGACCACGTCTACAACCTCGCCGCCGACATGGGCGGGATGGGCTTCATCGAAAACAACAAGGCCCTCTGCATGCTCAGCGTGACGATCAACACGCACCTGCTGATGGCCGCCCGGGACATGGACATCGACAGATACTTCTATTCGTCGAGCGCCTGCGTCTACAACCAGGAGCTCCAGGACACCGCCGACGTAGAGCCTTTATCCGAGGAGGACGCCTATCCGGCCCTCGCCGAAGACGGGTACGGGTGGGAGAAGCTCTTCAGCGAGCGGATGTGTCGCCACTTTCGCGAGGACTTCGGTGTGACGACCCGCGTGGCCCGCTACCACAACGTGTACGGCCCGTTCGGCACCTACGACGGCGGTCGGGAGAAGGCCCCGGCGGCCCTGACGCGCAAGGCGATCGAGGCGAAGCTATCCGGCAGCGACGACATCGTGATCTGGGGCGACGGGACGCAGACGCGAAGTTTCATGTACATCGACGACTGCGTGAAGGGGACACAGAAGATTATGCACTCCGATATTACGGAACCAATCAACCTCGGGAGCGACGAGCTGGTGACGATCAACGAACTGGTGGACGTGATCGAGCAGGCGGTGGAGGTGGACCTCGACCGGGAGTACGACCTCACGAAGCCGCAGGGAGTCGACGGCCGCAACTCGGACAACACGAAGATTCTGGAGGAACTGGGCTGGGAGCCGCCGACGGGGCTTCGGGACGGGATGGAGGTCACCGCCGAGTGGATCGAGCAGCAGATGCGCACCCATCGTGAGGCGGAGACGACGAGCCGGTTTGCGGTGCCGCATTAA
- a CDS encoding NAD-dependent epimerase/dehydratase family protein: MTVVVTGGAGFIGARLCRRLLKVGHTVVAIDNFDPFYPRAMKEEGIEDFPRESFSLVETDICNTGTVLQALHARDVDAVIHLAAKAGVRPSIESPGAYEQANVAGTQSMLEVAQRLGVDTFLFGSSSSVYGNNEKVPFSEEDPVRHPISPYAATKRSGELLAHTFHHLYDMTVHCLRFFTVYGPRQRPDLAIHKFARQLLTDQPITMYGDGTSSRDYTYVDDIVDGVMRSLHRAKSLEAPEYEIINLGGSETTQLKDLISGIADAMGITPEIKQLPEQPGDVERTYADISKAEELLGYEPDTPIQVGLQKFVSWVEAYYADRPVLDV; this comes from the coding sequence ATGACCGTCGTTGTCACCGGAGGCGCTGGTTTCATCGGCGCCCGTCTTTGCCGCCGTCTCTTGAAGGTCGGCCACACCGTTGTTGCGATCGACAACTTCGATCCCTTCTACCCCCGTGCCATGAAGGAGGAAGGCATCGAGGATTTTCCCCGAGAGTCGTTTTCGCTCGTCGAGACCGACATCTGCAACACTGGAACAGTCCTCCAAGCGCTTCACGCGCGGGACGTAGACGCCGTGATTCACCTCGCCGCGAAGGCTGGCGTTCGTCCCTCGATCGAGTCACCCGGGGCCTACGAGCAAGCCAACGTGGCTGGTACGCAGTCAATGCTGGAGGTCGCCCAGCGGCTCGGGGTCGATACCTTTCTGTTTGGTTCGTCCTCGTCCGTCTACGGCAATAACGAGAAAGTCCCTTTTTCAGAAGAAGACCCGGTGCGTCATCCCATCTCTCCGTATGCGGCCACGAAGCGATCCGGCGAATTGCTAGCGCACACGTTCCACCACCTTTATGACATGACGGTGCACTGCTTGCGCTTCTTCACGGTCTACGGCCCACGCCAGCGGCCGGACTTGGCCATCCACAAGTTTGCCCGTCAACTGCTCACCGATCAGCCCATCACCATGTACGGCGATGGCACGTCGAGTCGGGACTACACGTACGTCGACGACATCGTCGACGGCGTTATGCGAAGTCTCCACAGAGCCAAATCCTTGGAGGCTCCGGAGTACGAGATCATCAACTTAGGCGGCTCGGAGACGACTCAGCTCAAGGACCTCATTTCGGGTATTGCAGATGCGATGGGGATCACCCCGGAAATTAAACAGCTGCCCGAGCAGCCGGGGGATGTGGAGCGCACGTATGCCGACATCTCGAAGGCAGAGGAGCTTTTGGGCTACGAACCGGACACGCCGATTCAGGTAGGCCTGCAGAAGTTTGTCAGCTGGGTCGAAGCCTACTACGCGGACCGGCCGGTGCTGGACGTGTAG
- a CDS encoding glycosyltransferase family 4 protein — MSNAPSLLFINQHYAPDLASTAQHLTDLAEHLVEEGFEVHVLCSRGHYLSGEMDVPAEEMRNGVHVHRVRTTAFGRETTVGRIADYASFFLQVLWRLLKGPRYDAVVSLTTPPLLPVAMAVANLLRGQTYGIWSMDLHPEAEQAVGMIESDGPLGQLLQRLADWSYRQAAFTVDLGPYMKARIRDKGVSEKHLHTIPVWNKKNEVYPIPEEENPLVDEVGLEDEFVVMYSGNAGIGHRFDEVLGAARRLDGHPDIHFLFVGRGPRREEIESFAESRDLSNFTYLDYFPRDQIKYSLSLADVHLLTLRRSFAGIAVPGKLYGILAAGRPVLMVGPEASDSAATIQRQEVGRVVDPGQYNGNGAATDAVVETIGTLYENPERRDVLGERGREVFLERFEQEQCCDQWATLLRKEVGAP; from the coding sequence ATGTCTAATGCCCCCTCGCTTTTATTTATCAACCAGCACTATGCCCCTGACCTCGCATCGACGGCCCAGCACCTGACGGACCTCGCTGAGCACCTCGTAGAGGAAGGCTTTGAGGTACATGTCCTTTGCAGTCGGGGCCACTACCTGTCCGGCGAGATGGACGTCCCGGCCGAGGAAATGCGCAACGGCGTCCACGTTCACCGCGTCCGCACGACCGCCTTTGGGCGCGAAACGACCGTCGGACGCATCGCCGACTACGCGAGCTTTTTTCTCCAGGTGCTGTGGCGCCTGCTCAAAGGCCCTCGCTACGACGCGGTTGTGTCACTTACCACACCGCCGTTGCTTCCGGTGGCGATGGCTGTGGCGAACCTGCTTCGCGGACAGACCTACGGCATTTGGTCTATGGACCTCCACCCGGAGGCCGAGCAGGCGGTCGGAATGATTGAGTCCGACGGGCCGCTGGGTCAGCTCTTGCAGCGGCTGGCGGACTGGAGCTATCGCCAGGCCGCGTTTACCGTGGATCTGGGACCCTATATGAAGGCCCGGATTCGGGACAAAGGCGTTTCGGAAAAGCACCTTCACACGATTCCGGTCTGGAACAAGAAGAATGAGGTCTACCCCATTCCGGAAGAGGAAAATCCTCTCGTGGACGAAGTGGGCCTAGAGGATGAGTTCGTCGTCATGTACTCGGGCAATGCGGGGATTGGGCACCGCTTCGACGAGGTACTCGGGGCGGCCCGGCGCCTCGACGGGCATCCGGACATTCATTTCCTGTTTGTGGGACGCGGACCGCGGCGTGAAGAAATTGAGTCCTTCGCCGAGTCCCGCGACTTGTCCAACTTCACGTACCTGGACTACTTCCCGCGGGACCAGATTAAGTACTCACTATCCCTGGCGGACGTACACCTGCTAACCCTGCGGCGATCATTTGCTGGGATTGCGGTGCCGGGCAAGCTCTACGGCATTCTGGCCGCGGGTCGACCGGTGCTAATGGTGGGCCCGGAGGCGTCCGACTCAGCAGCTACGATCCAGCGCCAGGAGGTGGGGCGGGTGGTGGACCCGGGACAGTACAACGGCAACGGGGCCGCCACGGACGCCGTCGTCGAGACCATTGGCACACTCTACGAAAACCCCGAGCGCCGGGATGTCCTGGGTGAGCGGGGGCGTGAGGTGTTCCTGGAGCGCTTCGAGCAGGAGCAGTGTTGCGACCAGTGGGCCACGCTCCTGCGGAAAGAGGTGGGAGCCCCGTAG
- a CDS encoding sugar transferase: protein MSYRLLAAPGVTLMKDVHLDSVDVDGIVADLHSSQAAYQQVIAQHGLTEVPTHHAGYLYELLTGRVLLGEDCRTELTVDERPYYSHVKRAIDITLLSLSLPFTGPIFVVASLMLWLESGGPVLSWHERIGQYGEPFQMAKFRGVDAGDGRENATSVERLIQKLRINELPKLWNVLKGDLSLIGPRPKALDFSPELFEEETLLEYRHYVRPGITGWAQVTHGFAVDEARRELEHDLYYVKHRSAALDLLIVYLTLKNVLSGFGA from the coding sequence GTGAGCTATCGACTCCTTGCGGCTCCGGGCGTTACGCTGATGAAGGATGTCCATCTCGACTCGGTCGATGTTGACGGAATCGTGGCCGATCTGCACAGCTCGCAGGCGGCGTACCAGCAGGTCATCGCCCAGCACGGGCTGACGGAGGTTCCGACCCATCACGCGGGATACCTATACGAACTGCTCACGGGCCGAGTCCTTCTCGGCGAGGACTGCCGTACTGAGTTGACTGTGGACGAACGCCCGTATTATTCCCACGTCAAGCGGGCAATTGACATCACGCTTCTATCTCTCAGTCTACCGTTTACCGGGCCCATTTTTGTAGTCGCCTCGCTCATGCTATGGCTGGAGTCAGGCGGGCCGGTCTTGTCGTGGCATGAGCGGATTGGTCAGTACGGCGAGCCCTTTCAGATGGCGAAATTCCGAGGTGTGGACGCAGGAGACGGTCGAGAAAACGCTACTTCAGTTGAGAGGCTTATTCAGAAGCTACGGATCAACGAACTACCGAAACTCTGGAACGTGCTCAAGGGAGACCTGAGCCTGATCGGACCACGGCCCAAGGCTCTTGATTTCTCCCCGGAGTTGTTTGAGGAGGAAACGCTCCTTGAGTACCGTCATTATGTGCGTCCAGGCATTACTGGGTGGGCACAGGTGACGCACGGATTTGCGGTGGATGAAGCGCGCCGCGAACTTGAGCACGACCTGTACTACGTCAAGCACCGCTCTGCCGCGCTGGATTTGCTGATTGTCTACCTGACACTGAAGAACGTTTTGTCCGGGTTCGGAGCCTGA
- the xrtX gene encoding exosortase X, which translates to MNADQKSNYKLSRHGPVLQFLAKAVAIYGAWYVLYDLWLLPDGRLDAWVSQTVVHAGQMVLSGVGIEAVANGRSIELARASGIRIVDGCNGLATIGLFAGFVLAFPGSTRRRLLFIPFGIGVIYLANVARVSLLAGLQVHWPPAFEIVHNLGAPAFFHLIVFGLWVLWANYGGASQDSASDSGPNVSTESTPAVA; encoded by the coding sequence ATGAATGCCGACCAGAAATCCAATTACAAGTTGTCCCGCCACGGGCCCGTCCTCCAGTTCCTCGCAAAGGCAGTGGCGATCTACGGGGCGTGGTACGTGCTGTACGACCTGTGGCTACTCCCAGACGGGCGGTTGGACGCGTGGGTGTCGCAGACCGTCGTGCACGCCGGTCAGATGGTTCTTTCAGGGGTAGGGATCGAGGCCGTCGCCAACGGACGCTCCATTGAGCTGGCCCGTGCTTCTGGAATCCGAATCGTTGACGGCTGCAACGGCCTGGCGACGATCGGGCTCTTTGCAGGCTTCGTGCTCGCGTTTCCCGGCTCCACCCGGCGACGACTTCTATTCATTCCGTTCGGCATCGGAGTGATCTACCTGGCGAATGTTGCTCGGGTCTCGTTGCTCGCGGGCCTTCAGGTCCACTGGCCTCCCGCCTTCGAAATCGTCCATAACCTGGGCGCCCCGGCGTTCTTTCATCTCATCGTGTTTGGGCTGTGGGTGCTCTGGGCGAATTATGGCGGTGCGTCCCAGGATTCCGCTTCTGATTCTGGGCCCAACGTTTCAACGGAGAGCACCCCGGCGGTTGCGTAG
- a CDS encoding IS1634 family transposase: MQAPTAPPTYESEILDHLGLVAGMYDELEIGERIDSCIAQDLDQREVSVGQAVKAMVLNGLGFVQQSLYLTPRFFKNRPTDRLIGEGVEPEHLNDDALGRALDCLYDYGVTELFRDLSAHAAARLGLTPRFAHLDATSFLAHGEYGGDEGPENGVIQVRKGYSRDQRPDLNQVVLNLMVEHKAGLPVLMEPLSGNASDQGSFRELIDRHVDHLQNVHGFDYVVADSALYSAGHIQDLDEAGTKFTCASTGNAQ; this comes from the coding sequence ATGCAAGCACCTACCGCACCGCCGACTTACGAGAGCGAGATCCTGGACCATCTGGGCTTGGTGGCCGGAATGTACGACGAGCTGGAGATTGGGGAGCGCATCGACTCCTGCATTGCTCAAGACCTCGATCAGCGAGAAGTCTCTGTTGGGCAAGCCGTGAAGGCAATGGTACTCAACGGCTTGGGGTTTGTCCAGCAATCTCTGTATCTGACGCCTCGGTTCTTCAAGAACAGGCCGACCGACCGGCTGATCGGAGAGGGAGTCGAGCCGGAGCATCTCAATGATGACGCCCTGGGAAGGGCTCTCGACTGTCTCTACGACTACGGCGTGACCGAACTTTTTCGCGATCTGTCGGCACACGCAGCAGCCCGGCTCGGGCTCACACCCCGGTTTGCTCACCTGGATGCGACGAGTTTTCTGGCTCATGGCGAATACGGAGGGGACGAGGGGCCTGAAAACGGAGTCATTCAGGTTCGGAAGGGATATTCTCGTGACCAACGTCCTGACCTCAATCAGGTCGTGCTCAATTTGATGGTCGAGCACAAGGCGGGACTGCCGGTGCTGATGGAGCCCCTCTCAGGGAACGCGAGCGATCAGGGCAGCTTCCGGGAGTTGATCGACCGGCACGTCGATCACCTTCAAAATGTGCACGGGTTCGATTATGTAGTGGCCGACAGTGCTCTCTACAGCGCCGGGCACATCCAGGATCTCGACGAGGCAGGGACAAAGTTCACCTGCGCGAGTACCGGGAACGCTCAATGA